The genomic DNA aattaaattTATGGAGTGGCATAAACTCCAAATCCCCACCCCGTACAAAAATGAATTCCCGGTGCCAACCCTTTAGGGAATTCAGCATGTTCACCGGGAACACCATCTGGTAAGATGAATACCCACAATCCTCTATCCGGAAAAGAACCTCATATATCGGTCtacttgtagatttcttgatCCTAAAAAGATGGTTGAAAAGTCTGAAGGCGGGAAAATAATCTTTGGCATGACAGCAAGCCAAGAACCAACTAATCCACTTCACAGAGTTCGGGGCTAACTGAGTGAAGGGAATCCCATTTACATCCCGGTAGAGGAATTTGGTAAATTGGCGCAAGCCTAGACGCATACCCCAGATATGCTTTAGTGGTATCCCAACGTAACCCCCAGTCAGTCTGTGATAGACTCTCTCATGGTCCTCTGGCCACCTCCACTCGTACTCCTCCCCAAGATTAAACGCGTGCCGGAGCGCACTATCGACCTCGACGTCAGTATACTTCTATCCAATTTCCTTGTGCACGGGGCCACACTCATGTCTAGTCCCCGGGGCGTTAAAAGACTGCATATCCATAACTGCCTCATCATAAAGCTCTCTCCCGTCCAGTCCCTTCGGGCCTCGTATACTCCGGATAAATCTTGATAATAAAAACCCAGGGGCTTAGGATCTCTCCTATACTATACGAAGTAGTGATCTACGTCCTCCCAAGAACCATCATCGTTGGACAGAGTACCCGCAGGTCCCAGAATTAAGGTCTCGACTAATACCTGAACATGTTTCTCTGCGCGTGGAGGCATTTCTATAAACTCgctagaggaagaggaagagATAGGTTCTATTTCACCTATAAATTCAGGTTTGTCCGGGTTACGCTTCTTAAGGTTTAATGTTTGTTTAAATCTCGTACCTTGCATATAGTATACATATAAATACGTACCTTGGAGTCAATGCCACACCCGaacccaaacacaaaaacaaaaacaagaaCAAGAGGAATTCAGAAACATGTATTATGCAAATCAAAGATAAAAAACAAGATCTATACACTATACATATGATTATCCTCAAAAACATAAACCAAGAACAAACCCCAGATCCAACTTAAATTTAGACAGCCAAAAGCCCATTTTTTCTTCTAAGTAGTTTAAGGACAACAAATTTACTCCCCATCCGGGAAATCCGCATAAGTGAATGGGAGGCAAATGATAGCCCATATTAGTTCAGGCCCAATAATGAAATCTCATTATCATTGACATTAATCGAGTTAAATCTATGATTCAAACGATCCCTAAATACTTTCATAAATGACGAGTTTCAAACAAAAAAGAGGTATTAAAATTTAGTAAtttcatttaattttatataaatattatttaattaaaattacatgtaatattaattattataagtattaatttaaaataaaacattaGATTCATATTTTAAACCAGGTTACTCtagaatattttttatataataatagATTATTATATATTACATAATAAAAAGTATACAACAAAATTATGGGATTGTCATGTAAAATACAGTTAAGTTAACGTGTAACGTAATATGCACAATTTTCTATTTAcgatattaattattaaataattaatttaacgTAATAACTTTATCAAATACATAATTTCTAAACGAAGTACCGAACTTTATATTTTAGTATACTATTGATTTTAGGTTGTAAGTTTACAACATCTTAAGGGTAACGAGCCTAACGTTTGCGGGTTCCTGCGataaaagaataaaaaaaattgtaaattatatttttgaaaaataaaaattaaaaaacagATTTTGTAAAGAAAAGCGTAATTTTGAGCACTACAAATTGAGGGTCTTGCATAGCCAAACACCCCAATTGAAGGAGAATTGGAACAACCCTAACTAAAGCAGCCCCTCCCTTTCTCACAATCTCAAATGGCACCAAAGAAAAAACTCCCCAATTCCCCTTCTTCGACTAACTCTTCTGACTCCGAAACTGAACACTCTTCCAGCAGTGGTGACTCTGATTTATCCAAACCCCGGCAACTCACCCAATCAAAACCCCAACAACTCATACCCAACCATGAATCTCAAGATTCATCTGACTCTGACGCTGACTCTGAATCAGATTCTGAATCTGACAAAACCCAGAAGCCCCTTTCACCTCACCCCAAGAAACCCGTATCGAAAGCCAATGGCAAGCGTCCAGCTGAGATAGACCCAATTGATAAGGCCATCAAGAGTAAGAAGATTAAGGGTGTTGAGAAAGTCGATAAGGGTTCGAAGAGTGTTGAGAAAGTCGATAAGGGTTTGAAAAGTGTTGAGAAAGTCGATAAGGGTAAGGGTTCAAAGAGTGTTGAGAAAGTCGATAAGGGTTCGAAGAAGAGTAAAGTGAGTAATGGGGAAGTAGAGGGTGGGGAGATTGAGGATAAGAAGGGGAATATATTTGCGAGGTTGTTTACGGAGAAAGATGAGATTGTGTTGTTGGAAGGGATGATTAATTACAAGGAAAAAAATAAAGGGGCTGATCCGAGTTTGAATATAGTGAAATTTCATGAATCCGTTCAGGATTTGCTGTCTTGTAGTGTTACCAAGAGTCAGATTGCGGATAAGATTAGGAGGTTGAAGAAGAAGTACGTCAATTATTTGAAGAAAGGAAAGAATGGTGAGGATCCTGTTATTTCGAGGCCTCATGAGTATAAGTCTTTTGAGCTTTCCAAGAAGATTTGGCCAAGTGAGGGTTTGGGGAGTGAAGTTACTGGTGATAGTAAGGTGAAGAGAAGTAGCAGGAAAAAGGATGATAATGTTGGTGGTAAAACGCCGTTGAGTTCGGTTGGCAGGGAGAGTGACTTTGAAGAGGAAGTTTTGGGTACAAGTGAGGTAGAGAAGGATAACTGTTGGTTAATGTATCCGTTATTGTGTGCTTCGCTTGAAGCAGAGGCAGTTAAGAATTTTACTGGGCCAATGAGTCCAAAGGAATACGTGAAGAAGGTAGTTAGCAGGCTCACTAAAGAGAAGGCAATAGAATTAGAGCAGGGATGGAAGGATTTCACTGTGATGGAGCATCAAGCTTATGCCAAGAAGGTAATGCTGAGATCTAACCAAGCTGAAGCTGTGATGAATGTGATTCAACATTAAAGTCGTGGAATGAGGTAATTGCAAGATTTAAGGTTTCTGATCTAGTGTAATCGGGATTATGGACATCTTTTTAGTGTGGTAGCGACCTCCTAATTTGAGTTTTTTAATGTTTTTTTTGAACTTTTGCTATAAGTTTTCATTGTCTTGTAATATTTATGGTAAGATTTAGTATTGTTGGTGTTGTACTTGTTTGTTTCATGCTTTAATGGTTTATGTGCTGTTATGTTTTGTGATTGTGGTTTTATTACTCTCTCTAGTTAACCACGTTGATAGATTCTTTTAGTTTCTTTAGAAGGTAGTTCTTGGATAAAATTAATAGAAGATTCAATCTAGATAACAAGTTTCCGGAATTTGAGAAGGTCTTCCAACACCGGTGCTGCTTTTCTTATCTATCTGGGTGGGGACTTGTACGTGACTTGTAGAAATGGAAGTATGATTTCTTCTCTCTAGATATACCACACTATTGCAACTATGTTTGTATGAATGGGACAGTATTGGCTGCGCGACAGAACCAAAAATGCAGGAATGTCCACCGAGAAAGAAGACTTGACCCCGCCAAATTGTCAAAGAGCATATGAGTTGTGCTGGTACCTCTACATGAAAATTCATAGTTTGTGGAAGATATTGTGGAGTATATAGATAGGACGGTCGGACCCTCTAATTCATTATTGGAACTGAGCTAAGTTAAAGGATAGGGATTTAGTGAATTATAAAATGTTGCGGATGCCAAAGAAGAAACTTGGGAAATTTAGCAGTAATTATTGGTTTTAAATGCATAGGGGAAATGCAATTTGACCAGCGTTCCGACCAAGGTGCATACACTTCAATGAATTGTGCGCCTTGACCCATGAGATACCAGGGGGCACCATTTTTAATCCAGGCCCAATCTCAGTTGTATTGTATGTAGTCAAAGCTTTAGCCGACGAATAGATCAAGTTGATAGTACCTGAAAACACCCTAAATCACATCAAGTTTGTCCTCACATTGTGTCTGAATTCTGGTGGTCTTGCCTTCTATGTATCACCAAGTCAGCTGAGTTCTTCCAATTTCTTTTTGAGTCCGGATATGTTTATCCATCAGTTGTGTTCTGCTTCATCCCTTCATCTCTTATTCTTATACTTTTCATTCTGTATGTTCATTTTGTATATAGATACACTTTATATACATATACTCACGCACACACACGGAGCCATATGTTTGCGATTCGTTTGTATCCCTTTTTACAAATATACAGTATGATGTTATAATATACATTATATACTATAGTTATGTACTTGTGTTCAATAATATTCTATATGTAGGTACCAGGTAATATAGTTGTATAACTGATATTTCCTTAATAATAGAGGACAGTTTCTCGATTCTTTTCATGTAGTATTACTTTTTTCTTTCAATAAATCAAATTAGTTTGACAATATTAATCAACTACTTTGACCTGCACCTCCAGTTGAAGGTATAAGTATTTCATAAATTTTCAAGTGTTGTTAAAATTATACAAGTTGTACTTCATTCAACTGATATATCTTTTGTATGTGTGTGTACatgtttatatctttattttttgaattttttcgCCTAACCTGAATTTTCGTCTCTTTGATGAGTTGTGTGCCTTGCATTGTCACCTATACTAACATTGAGTAGCCAAAGAATGCTTAGACATATGGTAAAAATGAACCACAGGATGATGCTTTATTATTTCTAGGTAATGTTCAAGAATGTAGTAAGGTATTATATGATGTACAAAAAGTTGTAGAAAGATTAATAAATTGTTGGAGTGATGCAGTGGTGCTGTTTGGCAAGGGTGTGGTGTGCAATAGGTACGGCACTGCTGAAAGCGTGCACCATATACACACTACCTGTACCGGTGGCATTTTCTTGAATTGGTAATTCATGATTCCAGCAGCTGGAAGACGGATGGTCAAATTGTCCAAAATTTCCTAATTTTGTGATGTTGTCTCAATAGTATAAATATCTAAGCGAAACAAAATGAAAACCATACTGTACTTCCCCGATTCTAACATAAGAAATATTCAAAACTTGTAAATAGCTTGGATGTGGTTGAGGAAAAGTAGCCCTTCCCTCTGTAGGAAGTTTACACAACTCAGTTTCAACTCTCCTCCATCAAAATCAGTGGACTAAATAAAGAGACCCAAACACGGGAAGGACAGAAGATAAATCAGGGATAATTTGGACACTCCTTGCATGGAATTTAAGAACTTATCTCCGATGACTTTATTGTACCAGGACTGTCCGTCCAAAGACTGGTGTCCTTTACTTCACCTTTAGGAAGTGAACTAGTGTTTTTTTTCAAGGGATTCAGTGGAAGATGTCGCAGGTTGTTTTAAGAAATTATAGACCCTCTTAAATCCATCACAAGGCAGCCGTGGTTATCACACTTATCACCCACAAAACACACAAAAACTTGCATAATTTTCTTGTTAATCAACTTGAACACTGTGGCTGTTTGGGGTACCATAAATTTGACTTATTCCTACTCCAAACGTCATTTCATTTATCGTGTACTGTTTGGCTATTTCTTTTTACAGAACTTTCTTGTCGCTTTTATACACAAATGGGAAAGTTGAGAAGCTCTAACATTCTGTTCAACTTAACCCCATTCTTGCTTGTCAGTAGTATTTTTCATTGTTTATTTTTTATCTTTTGAAATTTTACTTTAACATTCATGTATTAATTTGtgaataaatttaaattttatcaaAAAGGTCTTTAACTCATCTATATTAtctatattaaaattttaaaactgaaaaataaagtttttgaCTTTCGGTCTTTCATTCTAATTAATACATGGTAAAATCTTTTCTAATTAAATACCTTTTAACAAAAATATATTATCTTTAATCGTAAATCAGTATCTCAATGGTCTGTTATCTTTTTTGGGCACAAgtaagataaaatatttttttagaaaaatacgatttttttgcaaaaatatgtATTTATATTGTTTTAAGAAtcatataattttattttaacacaAGATTATTTAACGACCAAACTAAATCAACCtaattattatttagtttaatttttagcccagattaataatatattttattatcgTCAAGATAAATAGTTGATAAGCCACATCAGAAGAGCTGATGTGAGTTTCCCCACATTAGTTGTGGGAGGGGCAGATTGCTAGAATATAAGAAACAAGATAACCCCACTAGTATGAGCCCTTTTGGGAGTGACCCAAAAATAAATCTGTGCGGTCTCAGCCCAAAACGAACAATATCATACTTATGTGGAGTTATGTCTGCTTAGCAAaacccaacaagtggtatcaaaacTTCAGGTTATAAACCCTCCATAACAATCTTAGATGAGTTCCAGAAGTGACGTAGGAAGAGACAGATGGGCTTGCccgcacgggtttgtttttgggcacATCCTAAAAGGTTTCATACTTATGGAGTTAACTGGCTGCTTATATACTAGCAAACTGCCCATCCTACAAAAGATGTGAGACAACTCCAATAGATAagaataattataattaaaaaagtAATTGTTAAATTACATTCATTTCAATTATATTCAGATCATAATCAATTGGGTTCATATAAAAGTATAAATAGACATATTTTTTTGtagaaaattatataaaatttgcaTACATTTAAATAAACTAGAAATATTGCATGATCATTAACTATAAATTAAAGAAACATAGTTCAAAAATGTAGAAATAATAAAAGGTTACAAACTTCCTTAAAATGACTTATTCAAAGATGTCGTGATGTCCAGAGTTTCAACACTATGTTGAGAAAAACAAAAATGTGCATTCCGGAATCAGTCTCACACATTACATGATAACTTTAAATGTACGAATTTAGTTTGCATTTCTTGAGGGAGGCTTAAAAATAGATCAACATTAGCTGGCTTATCAACTATTTTTAATGCTACAAACAACTTTTGTTTGTTGTCCAAATTGCTAATCTTGCTAATTATTCCATACACCTCTCGTCGTGACTTGCCCAAGTCATGCTCATATCCAATTATTTGACTCTTGACTCCAAATTGTTCTATAGTTGTTTTTAATAGGCTCTCAGCATTCTCTTTCATTTTTTCCATTGATGTCAATAAAGCATTTTGTAACTTTGCTTTTTTCCTATTTCCTTTATTTGCATGTGAATCACCGGTAGAGCATGAAAGTTCATCAGTTTCACATTGCTCTTTATCCATATTTTCAATAATATCCACAAGGGCCTCTGCAGGTTCACTAGTAGCTCTGTCCTTACCAAAGATTTTCTGCCAATCATCATACCACTCTACAGGCTTGTTACGAAGTTTAACCAATTTTGAATCTCGCTACAAGAAAATAACATTTAAGTGTCACAATCACATATGTTCGGTTCAATTTAAAAAATGGAAAGACAATAGAAAATATCTCAACTTTAAATCTCAGAcgtaatatcccgtaatttttagaataataatatgttagatatatttgtgatgtcatgtctaatgatgatttgtgtttatttttcagatcttacttaacaggagaaatcagtacttaactggaaatcagtacttatactgaagttaggATTAagttaagttatcagaacttaagttatcagaagatatttatcaagagataatatcaggacttaaggagactttcagataagaaaggcggctgattgaaaaaaaagaagatcaagacaaatgcaagaagagatatgcatgaagaaggaattctatgaagaatagaatacttggaagaaaagataactgattgatatattttaggaagcagaattatattcaatatcaattagaagattatcttgtaactgtgtagtatataaacacagacatagggtttacactatatgtgttatcttaatcgagattattattttttgtaaccctagtagctctcgtgataatttgtttatcattgagagatgacagttctttgtaacagagtttattgtgttgaataaaatctgttttctgttacttgagttcttatattcgatttgattgtagtaaacactgtattcaacctccttctacagtgtgtgtgacctaacaagtgctatcagagctatctgttaacatacacacagtaaatatccaaaaaaaatcatgtctgaagaagtacaaactccaaccaagcccaccaaaactgaagaacctttaaagactcaaatccataatcgatatgagactattagggttcccatactgaaaccatctgaatatctcATATAGAAGGcgaggatgtctatgtttctggaagctacatatccagaataccttaacagaatcaatgaaggaccacataatccaaccaagctctttgttgtagttgcagatcagccagcacagacaataccaaaggagaaaaatgaatatatagctgaagatatctcatctattgctaaggatgcaaaggtacgacatttgctgcatagtgccattgataatgtcatgtcaaacagggtaatcaactacaagactgcaaaggagatatgggatgccttggaaacaagatgtcagggaactgattcaattaagaaaaacaggaggactatactcactcaatagtatgaacactttgactcaaaacctgatgagtcattaactggattatatgacagatttgtcaaactcttgaatgatctgtcactgatGGAAAAGGAATAcgaacttgaagattcaaatcttaaattcctgttagctcttcctgaaagttaggatttgaaggccaccactataagagacaactatgttcttgatgaaacaactcttgatgaaatttatgggatgcttaagactcatgaacttgagatggaacaaagaagcaagaggaaaggaaggaagtcaaggacagttgctcttaaggctgaggaggatgtccccaaagtagctgcctcaagaaaaggcaaaggaaaagctctcatcacaaagtctgatactgagtcatcaagttctg from Apium graveolens cultivar Ventura chromosome 5, ASM990537v1, whole genome shotgun sequence includes the following:
- the LOC141724374 gene encoding uncharacterized protein LOC141724374 encodes the protein MAPKKKLPNSPSSTNSSDSETEHSSSSGDSDLSKPRQLTQSKPQQLIPNHESQDSSDSDADSESDSESDKTQKPLSPHPKKPVSKANGKRPAEIDPIDKAIKSKKIKGVEKVDKGSKSVEKVDKGLKSVEKVDKGKGSKSVEKVDKGSKKSKVSNGEVEGGEIEDKKGNIFARLFTEKDEIVLLEGMINYKEKNKGADPSLNIVKFHESVQDLLSCSVTKSQIADKIRRLKKKYVNYLKKGKNGEDPVISRPHEYKSFELSKKIWPSEGLGSEVTGDSKVKRSSRKKDDNVGGKTPLSSVGRESDFEEEVLGTSEVEKDNCWLMYPLLCASLEAEAVKNFTGPMSPKEYVKKVVSRLTKEKAIELEQGWKDFTVMEHQAYAKKVMLRSNQAEAVMNVIQH